From the genome of Pseudomonas sp. TMP9, one region includes:
- a CDS encoding NERD domain-containing protein, translating to MDFTPIIAQVWGMLSWFIPLMLLITLFKSPWGKGYIGELLVRLFAHFQLDKQTYRRLHNVTLNTPDGTTQIDHVFLSPFGIFVLETKNMSGWIFGSEKQAQWTQKLYKRTFKFQNPLRQNYKHLKALEATLGVDPEHLHSVITFVGGSTFKTEVPANVTQGIGFIGYIHSFQQPVFSEAEVDAMLHALQTGRRAPTLATHREHVQNLKRRSDPTAERQCPKCGSALLIRTVKSGAKAGQQFWGCSTFPKCRTMQVFER from the coding sequence ATCACGCTGTTCAAATCACCTTGGGGCAAGGGCTATATCGGCGAACTTCTGGTGCGGCTGTTCGCCCACTTTCAACTGGATAAGCAAACCTACCGCCGCCTGCATAACGTCACGCTGAACACGCCAGACGGCACCACGCAGATCGATCACGTATTCCTCTCGCCCTTCGGTATCTTCGTGCTGGAAACGAAGAACATGAGCGGCTGGATCTTCGGTAGCGAGAAACAGGCGCAGTGGACGCAGAAGCTCTACAAGCGCACGTTCAAATTCCAGAACCCGCTACGGCAGAACTACAAACACCTCAAGGCTCTGGAAGCCACCCTTGGGGTTGATCCCGAGCACCTGCACTCGGTAATCACCTTTGTCGGCGGCAGTACCTTCAAAACCGAAGTGCCGGCCAACGTGACCCAAGGCATCGGCTTTATCGGCTATATCCATTCATTCCAGCAACCGGTATTCAGCGAGGCTGAAGTCGACGCCATGCTTCACGCCCTGCAAACCGGCCGCCGCGCCCCCACCCTCGCCACCCACCGCGAGCATGTGCAGAACCTGAAGCGACGGAGTGATCCGACAGCAGAACGGCAATGTCCAAAATGCGGCAGTGCCCTGCTGATTCGCACCGTGAAGTCAGGGGCGAAAGCGGGGCAGCAGTTTTGGGGATGTTCGACTTTCCCCAAGTGCCGAACGATGCAGGTCTTTGAGAGGTAG